The following proteins are co-located in the Syngnathus scovelli strain Florida chromosome 21, RoL_Ssco_1.2, whole genome shotgun sequence genome:
- the LOC125991082 gene encoding disks large homolog 5 isoform X1 — translation MDPLHREFLQKCHHNLAESVTDADQLVEVLSRGGTLSTAERHELTRGSGPGGEKVELLVKILLRKDRDHFADFCSALEETNPHLRSVLHTGTGTTPGPLDHSTGSASSVLSAMPSDSESSGSLSSAGTPTPTSSPPPPPAYADATRPHDKRETLLFQLRHVTRERDELRKRLALSSPGSTFDDCRPNWKAGHDYERLKLQCMKAMAELQSLQNQHSGTLKRCEEAVKKADFYHTLHSRMAGEHGQLKDELEALRLDNVQLQRQLDHAKHNCEELRRLRDDHQQEVADMRLLHRQAIREGSSDALNKLYDSAVDKLESVRSDYEGLRKRYDDETADHNADLSRLDHAQEEKRRLQKQLDVLTKQRDAAVLYQQQYSSSIRTLDQQELSKAATQNVELQREMERLQSEATRFKTQHLKAAKECEKYKDERDSVISEYRLIMSERDQVIKEVERLQSGLELAEAKLKNTSSERRVANEELEALRQELASSLMDRDRALCEKNELLEKYCHEVKDKAEAQKELSQACKDMETVREERDVARKERTEAIVQRDRLLREYYQARQKQDSATMDTERANKEIEMLRKQYEAVGQELKEALQEAEVAKCRRDWAFQERDKIVAERESVRTLCDNLRRERDRAVSDLADALRNLDDTRKQKNDAVRELKELKDKMEDQLEKEARFRQLMAHSSHDSAIDMDTVEWETEVVEFEKRREMDLEALGFDIAEGVNDPYLPGDCGVFVTKVDKGSLAEGRLRVNDWLLKINNVDLTSKDGKQAVKAVLSGEGVINMVVRRRKSLGGRVAAPVQINLAGQKDCGICLESGVFVASLAPGGPAVRDNHLAVGDRLLAINGIPLDNKSLAECDALLRTCRESLCISLAKFLPQSCSGQSLYETLRDSEKVCKSCRSAERTQANSCACELGRGDDDGARGGGDVAGLPGDSLHSRSPSESLADFGYRRRDFHRRPFTFTPALPHCGAPVPKAGGGTWPKVIGGASVPECAQLSVYKRAKQRKSIFDANPFRRAEAPPSLDYVSLSQLPRHSPQSSLAESSRGPPSDAFRFKHSQQSSSASDSAVPASPGPIMDGEGDQQLYYSAEAPQRESKTPADDDGSPHQEPDKRRYRPKSAPALRRNVTPLRILPPVQIHNFSNDEHSPEPMDLLRFSPMRNNRYSMHLAPPSYSSAVAHPTQRGLAPSPAKISVTRNAIYLGRNNQMQSGNSNVHVRSLASAQRHGRHSVDLYHKLAGDVSESSPTPHGTNSLPSSARLVSLSALQYRAERIRIPPTGYPCSTGSDAGSRSECSSPATPPTSPVGPGATFFVSSQSAISVPTRLRISTTRKDGPCLEEPRNLTVQKGAEPLGISIVSGENGGVFVSKVTAGSIAHQAHLEYGDQLLEFNGINLRNANEQQARLVIGQQCDTVTILAQYNPHMFQLGNHSRSSSRMESVGSRPTPRDSGASTPDERSLSDSEQDESTATPPSTRAATRLPVGALPRLVRLKRVQGELGVQICGGNLYGIFVESLDEDSPAQTLDGLLPGDLILEYNRISMKNKTKEEAYLELLKPAETITVKVQNCVDELAAVRELPGDGFFIRSLYERVADVELELSFKKDDILYVEDTLPNGNFGYWMAWRLDEKAHKLERGQIPSKFMMDQEFYRRHGLADVKDDCSGGKSMSAAARRSFFRRRLKHKRNGSRDGKDLMASEAMMSDYLPMAEGETSRLNLVSDDGVSLVYQRVQKVECSAPRPVLILGPLAEASKDMLVNEAPAKFSRCPPEIMKASQQAIERGVKDCVFIDFKRRSGHFDVTTVASIKEITEKDSHCLLDIGAHAIERLHSVHVYPIVIFIRYKNAKQIKEQKDPLYLRDKLSQKLSKEQFEAAQKTEQEYSRFFTGVVQGGSVSYICTQIVTIVEQEQNKVLWIPDGAL, via the exons ATGGATCCGCTGCACAGAGAGTTTCTGCAAAAGTGTCATCACAACTTGGCAGAGTCCGTCACCGATGCCGACCAGCTCGTGGAGGTCCTGTCCCGGGGAGGCACGCTGAGCACAGCCGAGCGACACGAACTGACCCGCGGCAGCGGCCCCGGCGGGGAGAAAGTGGAGCTCCTCGTCAAGATTCTGCTCCGCAAGGACCGAGACCACTTCGCCGACTTCTGCTCAGCCCTGGAGGAGACCAACCCGCACCTGCGCTCGGTGCTGCACACCGGTACCGGCACCACTCCCGGGCCACTGGACCACAGCACCG GGTCGGCGTCCAGCGTCTTGTCCGCCATGCCCTCGGATTCCGAGAGCAGCGGCTCCCTCAGCAGCGCCG GTACGCCAACTCCGACCTCttcaccaccgccgccgccggcctACGCAGATGCTACGCGGCCGCACGACAAGAGGGAGACGCTCCTGTTCCAGCTGCGCCACGTGACCCGGGAGCGCGACGAGCTCCGCAAGCGGCTGGCGCTCTCCTCGCCCGGGAGCACTTTTGACGACTGCAG GCCCAACTGGAAAGCAGGCCACGACTATGAACGTCTCAAGCTGCAGTGCATGAAGGCCATGGCCGAGCTGCAGTCGCTGCAGAACCAGCACAGCGGCACCCTCAAGAGGTGCGAGGAGGCCGTCAAGAAGGCAGACTTCTACCA cacGCTGCACAGCCGGATGGCGGGCGAGCACGGCCAGCTCAAGGATGAGCTGGAGGCGCTGAGGCTGGACAacgtgcaactgcagcgccaGCTCGACCACGCCAAGCACAACTGCGAGGAACTGCGCCGACTGCGAGACGACCACCAGCAAGAGGTGGCCGACATGCGCCTGCTGCACCGACAG GCCATTCGGGAAGGCTCCTCGGATGCCCTCAACAAGTTGTACGACTCGGCTGTGGACAAACTGGAGAGCGTGAGGAGCGACTACGAGGGCCTGCGCAAGCGCTACGACGACGAGACGGCCGACCACAACGCCGACCTGAGTCGCCTGGACCATGCGCAGGAGGAGAAGCGGCGCCTTCAGAAGCAGCTGGACGTGCTGACCAAGCAGAGGGACGCCGCTGTCCTCTACCAGCAGCAGTATTCCTCGTCCATACGCAC GTTGGACCAGCAGGAGCTGTCCAAGGCGGCCACGCAGAACGTGGAGCTTCAGCGCGAGATGGAGCGGCTGCAGTCGGAGGCCACGCGCTTCAAAACGCAGCATCTTAAAGCGGCCAAAGAGTGCGAAAAGTACAAGGACGAGCGCGACTCGGTCATCAGCGAGTACCGGCTGATCATGAGTGAGCGCGACCAGGTCAtcaaggaggtggagcggcttcaGTCCGGGCTGGAGCTAGCCGAGGCTAAGCTCAAGAACACGTCCTCGGAGCGCCGCGTGGCCAACGAGGAGCTGGAGGCTCTCCGACAG GAACTGGCGTCGTCGCTGATGGACAGGGATCGAGCACTCTGCGAGAAGAACGAGCTTCTGGAGAAGTACTGCCACGAGGTGAAGGACAAGGCGGAGGCGCAGAAGGAGCTAAGCCAGGCCTGCAAGGACATGGAGACGGTGCGTGAGGAGCGAGACGTGGCCCGCAAGGAGAGGACCGAGGCCATCGTCCAGCGGGACCGGCTGCTGCGCGAGTATTATCAGGCCAGACAG AAACAAGACTCGGCCACTATGGACACAGAGCGAGCCAACAAGGAGATCGAGATGCTGAGGAAGCAATACGAGGCCGTGGGCCAGGAGCTGAAGGAGGCTCTGCAGGAGGCCGAGGTGGCCAAGTGTCGTAGGGACTGGGCCTTCCAAGAGAGGGACAAGATCGTGGCGGAGCGGGAAAGCGTTCG CACCTTGTGCGACAACCTGAGACGAGAGCGTGACCGAGCCGTCAGCGACCTGGCCGACGCGCTGAGGAATCTAGATGACACTAGGAAGCAGAAGAACGACGCCGTGCGGGAGCTCAAAGAACTCAA GGACAAAATGGAGGACCAACTGGAAAAGGAGGCTCGCTTCCGCCAGCTCATGGCTCACAGTTCGCACGATTCCGCCATCGACATGGACACGGTGGAGTGGGAGACGGAAGTTGTGGAGTTTGAGAAGCGCAGG GAGATGGATTTGGAAGCGCTGGGCTTTGACATCGCCGAGGGTGTGAACGATCCTTATTTACCGGGAGATTGTGGCGTCTTTGTCACTAAGGTGGACAAAGGAAGTCTCGCGGAGGGCCGCTTAAG GGTGAACGACTGGCTGCTAAAGATCAACAATGTGGACCTGACCAGCAAAGACGGGAAGCAGGCCGTCAAAGCCGTGCTGAGTGGCGAGGGCGTGATCAATATGGTGGTCCGCCGCAGGAAGTCGCTGGGGGGCCGGGTCGCTGCTCCCGTCCAGATAAACCTCGCGGGACAAAAAG ACTGCGGCATCTGCCTGGAAAGCGGAGTCTTTGTCGCCTCGCTGGCGCCGGGCGGACCGGCGGTCCGAGACAATCATCTGGCAGTCGGGGACAGGCTGTTAGCT ATTAACGGCATCCCGCTCGATAACAAGTCGCTGGCCGAGTGTGACGCTCTGCTGAGGACGTGCCGCGAGTCGCTCTGCATCTCCCTCGCCAAG TTCCTGCCGCAGAGCTGCTCCGGCCAGAGTTTATACGAAACTCTGAGGGACTCTGAGAAAGTCTGCAAAAGCTGCCGTAGTGCCGAACGCACGCAGGCCAACAGCTGTGCTTGCGAATTGGGGCGCGGCGATGACGATGGAGCGCGTGGTGGCGGCGATGTCGCCGGCCTTCCTGGCGACTCACTGCACTCCCGCAGCCCCTCGGAATCCCTGGCGGACTTCGGCTACAGGAGGCGGGACTTCCACCGGCGGCCCTTCACCTTCACGCCCGCGTTGCCCCACTGCGGTGCTCCTGTGCCAAAGGCCGGCGGCGGCACTTGGCCCAAAGTCATCGGCGGAGCGTCCGTTCCCGAGTGCGCGCAGCTCTCCGTCTACAAGAGAGCCAAACAACGCAAGTCCATCTTTGACGCAAACCCTTTCAGGAGAGCGGAAGCGCCTCCAAGTTTGGACTACGTCTCGCTTTCTCAGCTGCCCAGGCACTCGCCACAGAGCTCGCTGGCCGAATCCTCCCGAGGTCCGCCCAGTGACGCGTTCAGGTTTAAGCACTCGCAGCAGAGCAGCTCAGCGTCAGACTCCGCCGTTCCGGCTTCTCCCGGGCCCATCATGGACGGGGAGGGCGATCAGCAGCTCTACTACTCTGCCGAAGCTCCTCAAAGAGAGTCCAAGACGCCGGCAGACGATGACGGGAGTCCACACCAGGAGCCAGACAAGAGAAGGTACCGGCCCAAATCGGCACCGGCGCTGCGGCGGAACGTGACGCCACTGCGTATCCTGCCTCCCGTGCAG ATTCACAATTTCTCCAACGACGAGCACTCCCCCGAGCCCATGGATTTGTTGCGCTTCTCCCCGATGCGAAATAATCGCTACAGCATGCACCTTGCGCCGCCCAGCTACAGCAGCGCCGTTGCAC ACCCGACGCAGCGAGGTTTAGCTCCGAGTCCAGCGAAGATCTCGGTGACGAGGAACGCCATCTACCTGGGCCGGAATAACCAGATGCAGAGCGGCAACTCCAACGTCCACGTGCGGTCGCTTGCAAG CGCCCAGCGTCACGGTCGCCACAGTGTGGACCTCTACCACAAGCTCGCAGGGGACGTCAGCGAGAGCAGCCCGACGCCTCACGGCACCAACTCCCTCCCCTCCAGCGCCAGACTGG TCTCCCTGAGCGCATTGCAGTACAGGGCCGAGCGCATTCGAATCCCACCGACTGGTTACCCGTGCTCCACTGGATCCGATGCAG GCTCCCGTTCCGAGTGCAGCTCGCCCGCAACGCCTCCCACGTCCCCTGTCGGCCCGGGCGCCACGTTTTTTGTCAGTAGCCAATCGGCGATCTCCGTCCCCACGCGGCTCAGGATATCCACCACCCGGAAGGACGG GCCGTGTTTGGAGGAGCCGCGCAACTTGACGGTGCAGAAAGGAGCCGAGCCGCTGGGCATCTCCATCGTGAGCGGTGAGAACGGCGGTGTCTTTGTGTCCAAAGTGACTGCGGGAAGCATCGCTCACCAAGCTCATTTGGAGTACGGAGATCAGCTCTTGGAG TTTAACGGCATCAATCTGCGCAATGCCAACGAGCAGCAGGCGCGCTTGGTGATCGGGCAGCAGTGCGACACGGTCACCATTTTGGCTCAGTACAACCCTCACATGTTTCAGCTGGGCAATCACTCACGATCCAG ctctcgcatggagTCCGTCGGCAGCCGGCCGACCCCGCGGGACAGCGGTGCCAGTACCCCGGACGAGCGCTCCTTGAGCGACAGCGAGCAGGACGAGAGCACGGCGACGCCCCCATCCACGCGGGCCGCCACCAG GCTTCCCGTCGGCGCTTTGCCTCGTCTGGTCAGGCTGAAGAGGGTCCAGGGCGAGCTGGGAGTGCAGATCTGCGGAGGCAACCTCTACGGCATCTTTGTAGAGAGCctggatgaagacagccctGCTCAAACTCTCGATGGCCTTCTGCCTGGAGACCTGATACTGGAG TACAACCGCATCAGCATGAAGAACAAAACCAAAGAGGAGGCTTATCTGGAATTGTTGAAGCCGGCCGAAACGATCACGGTCAAGGTTCAAAACTGCGTGGACGAGCTCGCTGCCGTCAGAGAGCTACCCGGAGATGGATTTTTCATCAG ATCACTTTACGAGAGAGTGGCCGACGTGGAGCTGGAGCTGAGCTTCAAGAAGGACGACATCCTCTACGTGGAGGACACGCTGCCCAACGGCAACTTTGGCTACTGGATGGCATGGCGCCTTGACGAGAAGGCGCACAAGTTGGAGAGAGGGCAGATTCCCAGCAAGTTCAT GATGGACCAGGAGTTCTACAGGAGGCACGGCCTGGCCGATGTCAAGGACGACTGCAGCGGCGGCAAAAGCATGTCGGCCGCCGCCCGGAGGTCCTTCTTTCGCCGGAGGCTGAAGCACAAGCGCAACGGATCCAGGGACGGCAAAGACCTGATGGCGTCCGAAGCCATGATGTCCGATTACTTGCCCATGGCCGAAGGTGAGACTTCTCGTCTCAACTTGGTTTCCGACG ATGGCGTGAGCCTCGTGTATCAGCGGGTGCAGAAGGTGGAGTGCTCAGCCCCCAGACCTGTGCTGATCTTGGGGCCACTGGCCGAGGCCAGCAAGGACATGCTAGTCAACGAGGCGCCCGCCAAATTCAGTCGCTGTCCACCGG AGATCATGAAGGCGTCCCAGCAGGCTATTGAGCGAGGCGTGAAGGACTGCGTCTTCATCGACTTCAAGCGACGCAGCGGCCATTTTGACGTCACTACCGTGGCGTCCATAAAGGAGATCACGGAGAAG GACTCTCACTGTTTGCTCGACATTGGGGCACATGCCATTGAACGCCTCCACAGCGTTCACGTCTACCCCATCGTCATTTTCATCCGCTACAAAAATGCAAAGCAGATCAA AGAGCAGAAGGATCCCTTGTACCTGCGGGATAAACTCTCGCAGAAGCTCTCCAAGGAGCAGTTTGAGGCGGCCCAGAAGACGGAGCAGGAGTACAGCCGCTTCTTCACAG GTGTCGTGCAAGGCGGCAGCGTGTCCTACATTTGCACTCAGATTGTTACCATCGTGGAGCAGGAGCAGAATAAAGTTCTGTGGATCCCTGACGGAGCGCTGTAA